In Enterobacter sp. 638, a single window of DNA contains:
- a CDS encoding tetratricopeptide repeat protein, producing MLLFCFQAPQALAMGDDNTESKTPDCPKGQVYDSATKQCVPEKSTRLSDQDKTNYAYHLAKKGEYQAALNLLDTLKNANTAEAWNYRGYATRKLGRTDEGIGYYQRSLALEPNYAKAREYLGEAWMVKGRPDLAKEQLQVIAGICGQHCEEYRDLQSAINGHPES from the coding sequence ATGCTGTTATTTTGCTTCCAGGCACCGCAGGCATTGGCGATGGGGGATGATAATACCGAGAGCAAAACGCCCGATTGCCCGAAAGGCCAGGTTTACGACAGCGCGACGAAACAGTGTGTGCCAGAGAAGTCGACGCGCCTTAGCGATCAGGATAAAACCAACTATGCCTATCATCTCGCGAAAAAAGGTGAGTACCAGGCGGCGTTGAATTTGCTGGATACGCTGAAAAATGCCAATACTGCTGAGGCGTGGAATTATCGTGGTTACGCGACGCGTAAGCTGGGGCGCACGGACGAAGGGATTGGTTATTACCAGCGTTCGCTTGCCCTTGAACCGAATTACGCCAAAGCCCGCGAATATCTGGGAGAGGCCTGGATGGTGAAAGGCCGCCCGGATCTGGCAAAAGAACAATTGCAGGTTATCGCCGGAATTTGCGGCCAACATTGCGAAGAGTATCGCGATCTCCAGAGCGCGATTAACGGGCATCCGGAATCCTGA
- a CDS encoding sigma-70 family RNA polymerase sigma factor codes for MTTSDVRQHLAAHLTRLWRYGLVLSRNRDLAEELVQSTCVRALEKSAQYSPGTRIDRWLFSILHSIWISDLRARQVRMGQGFVPSDELIAPDTHGQNEDRMHYQKIMQSVNALPEAQRNAVFLVYVEGFTYQEAADTLSVPIGTIMSRLATARATLAKSAAVRPVAKEKRS; via the coding sequence ATCACCACCAGTGACGTTCGCCAACATCTTGCAGCCCATCTTACGCGCCTTTGGCGCTACGGCCTGGTGCTGTCTCGTAATCGGGATCTTGCTGAAGAGCTGGTTCAGTCCACCTGCGTGCGCGCGCTCGAAAAGAGCGCGCAATACTCGCCCGGCACGCGTATCGACCGATGGTTGTTCTCGATTCTTCATTCGATTTGGATCTCCGATCTCCGCGCTCGTCAGGTCAGAATGGGACAGGGATTTGTGCCCAGCGACGAGCTTATCGCCCCGGATACACATGGGCAGAATGAGGATCGGATGCACTACCAAAAAATTATGCAGAGCGTGAATGCCCTCCCGGAAGCGCAGCGTAATGCGGTGTTTTTGGTGTATGTCGAGGGATTTACGTATCAGGAGGCGGCAGACACGCTGTCGGTGCCGATTGGCACGATAATGAGTCGGCTGGCAACGGCACGGGCAACGCTTGCCAAATCGGCAGCCGTGCGACCTGTGGCAAAGGAGAAACGATCTTGA
- a CDS encoding YceI family protein, with translation MIRLTLLLLTLMLCPSLRAMPVSYAIDTHSTPITLSWRAFGGILSWANLDSATGNVTLDPENEFADRINVKIPVSTLVASNSLLTWQLKSDMFFDAARYPNIVFSSTRVVPLGNGRFRVFGSLQVKDVQRPVILEAVLDDRKVTDAISLHATTAISRSAWHMDKFAMVVDDRINIKIDIHAKS, from the coding sequence ATGATTCGCCTTACACTTCTTTTGCTTACGCTGATGCTGTGCCCGAGCTTACGCGCAATGCCTGTCAGCTATGCCATTGATACACACAGCACACCTATTACCCTCTCCTGGCGCGCGTTCGGCGGCATTCTTTCCTGGGCTAATCTCGACAGCGCGACGGGAAATGTGACCTTAGATCCCGAGAATGAGTTTGCCGATCGTATCAACGTGAAAATCCCCGTCTCGACGCTGGTCGCCTCCAACAGTTTGCTGACGTGGCAGCTTAAAAGTGACATGTTTTTCGATGCCGCGCGCTACCCCAATATTGTATTCAGCAGCACCAGAGTGGTGCCGCTTGGGAACGGTCGTTTCAGGGTATTTGGCTCGTTACAGGTAAAGGATGTTCAGCGTCCGGTGATCCTTGAGGCGGTACTGGACGATCGCAAAGTGACCGATGCGATCTCCCTTCACGCCACGACCGCCATCTCCCGTTCCGCCTGGCACATGGACAAATTCGCCATGGTGGTCGACGATCGCATCAATATCAAAATTGATATCCATGCCAAATCATGA